From the genome of Thermococcus chitonophagus, one region includes:
- a CDS encoding PAB0415 family putative ATP pyrophosphatase, whose amino-acid sequence MKAIALFSGGKDGLYAVYLAQKLGYDVTYLLALKTTIGLSPHYENLRSLRRLANSMGKAMLTFDMSQGTEKLIENLKALSVEAIIAGDVKIEDHYRWLEGIAREAGLKLVEPLFGMDTHELAREILSEGFEYSIIAVDKNRLSREFLGYTFRSERDLEEFLAKNPGIDPLGEYGEFHTVVTKSPLYTRSFELKPISIEEDERYYWLRFDVI is encoded by the coding sequence ATGAAGGCGATAGCCCTATTCTCGGGAGGAAAGGACGGTCTCTATGCCGTTTACCTGGCACAAAAGCTTGGATACGACGTCACTTACCTACTAGCATTGAAGACCACCATCGGACTCTCCCCCCATTATGAGAACTTACGCTCTCTTAGGAGGCTAGCTAATTCAATGGGAAAGGCAATGCTCACATTTGACATGAGCCAAGGAACGGAAAAGCTCATCGAGAACCTTAAGGCCCTCTCTGTGGAGGCGATAATAGCTGGAGATGTGAAGATAGAGGATCACTACAGGTGGCTTGAAGGGATAGCGAGGGAGGCGGGGCTAAAGCTGGTGGAGCCACTTTTTGGAATGGACACCCATGAGCTGGCCAGGGAAATTTTGAGTGAGGGGTTTGAATACTCGATAATAGCCGTAGATAAGAACAGGCTTTCAAGAGAGTTCCTGGGATACACGTTCAGAAGTGAAAGAGATCTCGAAGAGTTCCTAGCCAAGAACCCAGGAATAGATCCGCTGGGAGAGTATGGAGAGTTCCACACGGTGGTTACTAAGTCCCCACTATACACGAGGAGCTTCGAGCTAAAGCCGATAAGCATCGAAGAAGATGAGAGGTACTATTGGCTGAGGTTTGATGTAATCTAG
- the cmr1 gene encoding type III-B CRISPR module RAMP protein Cmr1, whose amino-acid sequence MYEVTFELENITPLFMHGADQSTAEFRAASVKGVMRWWFRALAGNYFGDNISGLKKAECRIFGCAESEVRKSLVTVVASASSPPNGYIDKTSNSWKNAIAWSEYVDYFFFSMLDKKRESNKIKIKSKSSFFPPQSRFRVILRSPDRRALELAEASLLLAIHLGGFGLRARRGAGSLKISKVSGDCSFDDCNSYVVETPDELRDIIETILEFSEQALAGPGDELSRTPIEGYPKYPILHPEYAAVFVLDHERPKDWIGALDNFGRWYLGRKAGRKFVDGFRFKFADYNLSHDLNRGIGGSSSKEKRYYLGLPLIYANYKVTVEGVKGAPRNCPKESDRLIRRRASGYWLSLSQFGDTVSPVVTVFAYQLYPEYEGRFCFRKKIKGERDRIGLITLENPISHRAEDNEAVVNFYREKFIGDKGLAGYKVWPGRV is encoded by the coding sequence ATGTACGAGGTTACGTTTGAATTGGAGAATATTACTCCCCTTTTCATGCACGGTGCCGACCAGAGCACGGCAGAATTTCGGGCTGCCAGCGTGAAGGGAGTAATGAGATGGTGGTTCAGGGCCTTGGCTGGAAATTACTTTGGAGATAACATCTCTGGGCTGAAGAAAGCGGAGTGCAGAATTTTTGGGTGTGCTGAAAGTGAGGTAAGGAAAAGCCTCGTTACTGTAGTAGCTTCAGCATCTAGCCCCCCAAATGGTTATATTGATAAAACTTCTAATAGCTGGAAAAATGCCATTGCATGGTCTGAGTACGTAGACTACTTCTTCTTTTCGATGCTCGACAAAAAGAGGGAATCTAATAAGATAAAAATTAAAAGTAAATCAAGTTTCTTCCCGCCACAATCAAGATTCCGAGTTATTCTTAGATCGCCAGATAGACGAGCGTTGGAACTTGCAGAGGCCTCTCTGCTATTGGCAATACACCTTGGTGGTTTTGGCCTCAGGGCAAGAAGAGGGGCTGGTAGCCTAAAGATCTCGAAAGTTTCGGGAGATTGCAGTTTTGATGATTGCAACTCTTACGTTGTTGAGACTCCTGATGAGCTGAGAGATATTATTGAGACGATATTGGAATTCAGTGAGCAGGCACTCGCGGGGCCTGGAGATGAATTATCTCGTACGCCCATTGAAGGGTACCCTAAATATCCTATACTTCATCCTGAGTATGCTGCTGTCTTCGTGCTTGACCATGAGCGTCCAAAGGATTGGATAGGGGCCTTAGATAATTTTGGGAGATGGTATCTTGGCAGGAAGGCAGGTAGGAAATTTGTGGATGGTTTCAGATTCAAGTTTGCTGATTATAATCTATCTCATGATCTTAATAGGGGTATAGGAGGCTCCTCAAGCAAGGAAAAAAGATATTACTTAGGGTTGCCCCTTATCTATGCAAACTATAAAGTTACCGTTGAGGGCGTGAAAGGAGCCCCCCGTAATTGCCCCAAGGAGAGTGATCGGCTTATAAGAAGAAGAGCTTCTGGTTATTGGTTATCTCTGTCCCAATTTGGAGACACAGTATCTCCAGTTGTAACTGTCTTTGCTTATCAGCTGTATCCAGAATATGAAGGAAGGTTCTGCTTTAGGAAGAAAATTAAGGGGGAAAGGGATAGGATTGGACTAATAACTCTTGAGAATCCGATTTCTCATAGAGCCGAAGATAATGAGGCTGTTGTTAATTTCTATAGGGAGAAGTTCATTGGTGATAAAGGTTTAGCTGGATATAAGGTCTGGCCTGGGAGGGTTTAA
- the cas10 gene encoding type III-B CRISPR-associated protein Cas10/Cmr2 encodes MGRPWEVYSDAFLEVAPSRILGYLLGLNDLPEEWKKLSSYSPKDSRTLTKFVLKHPISTKEKELVHLSKFWRNSSQNEKEEFLNALRKAEDDVVNKLKNAGSMEEFAKLWNNLPKMLKDAYEKELKQLNLTPEIAGELVNLPADPFVPDHDWLSRLDIYAQLKAGNGEATLVRFKLSPVQGFIGNARTERDLWAGSHILSFLTYLAISRLWRKFGPNAIIVPHLRGQPFFEHELKILKERDKLDIANMPNKVLAIVPGTVDVNELEEEVRNEIRGFLEKLFQAAWSFYKLGDIFEEDPVYNETVRNYFSITVEAFPLSKTPGIESALRKYLSIVGDSNEIHYYSEVFAILDQLTDFKSVEHFPPEQPKGFKCTLCGENLAVGGRDEEDSVKHSWNTLRNKLRSRRIYDIKENERLCPLCLVKRFYPRFYSLWKADYLWVEQTAEGISERVDERSDQQGPKGFMSVSEVAMRRVTEKSLDRFNKDELFVTNESGSKVRPVTWYDIFLHQLFYTGARSEWRGEVKPPKFGGSTKQEFEGILAQLAGYLRPLFQGLEPDCEVLYKDNLRSEDAVAKVFGVDRDSLPSEINFEDLKTGVSKLEDLVGEPPKYYGLLKMDGDNMGKLLSGTKSVKDVGEYTLAGEGLGVKRPSTPTVHVAITRSLSNFAVNHVPKISKDYGAELLYAGGDDVFAVAPTDTVFSLAYEIQKKFREDWNGFEYLQGSSRSMSAGILITYYKEPLYIAVRKVAELEHLAKESGRNAVAIGYRKHSGTYYWVVANWSVFSGEHLESFLKEMRNGKISRKLLYELDTKVWPNDPLAVLNLVKYEVSRHSSYRKDEKEALVDRFAEFLWIVRNIRVRIASGEVPGVDAGVVNDLVAEVIVDDPENPNNDSFEKIKQVAESIWQRRDPETAWFIELQNKLAQEFSEKQAKIIAGLVLKKQVWGASVLLKILLEAGWALW; translated from the coding sequence ATGGGAAGACCTTGGGAAGTTTATTCAGATGCATTCCTAGAAGTTGCTCCTTCAAGGATCCTTGGCTATCTATTGGGCCTCAATGACCTGCCAGAGGAGTGGAAGAAGCTTTCGAGCTATTCCCCTAAGGATTCTCGCACTTTAACCAAGTTCGTTCTCAAGCATCCAATAAGTACCAAAGAGAAGGAATTAGTGCACCTATCTAAGTTCTGGAGAAACTCCTCACAAAATGAAAAAGAGGAATTTTTGAATGCACTTAGGAAAGCTGAAGATGATGTTGTCAATAAGCTGAAAAACGCCGGTTCCATGGAGGAGTTCGCGAAGTTGTGGAATAATCTGCCCAAGATGCTTAAAGATGCCTACGAGAAAGAACTGAAGCAACTAAACCTAACTCCCGAAATTGCGGGGGAACTAGTTAATCTCCCGGCAGATCCCTTTGTTCCAGACCATGACTGGCTCAGTAGACTTGACATCTACGCCCAGCTAAAGGCCGGAAATGGAGAGGCAACTCTAGTAAGGTTTAAACTCTCCCCCGTTCAGGGATTCATAGGCAACGCGAGAACCGAGAGGGATCTGTGGGCGGGCAGTCACATACTAAGCTTCCTCACGTACCTAGCTATATCCAGGCTCTGGAGGAAGTTTGGCCCAAATGCCATTATAGTTCCCCACCTTAGAGGCCAGCCGTTCTTTGAGCATGAGCTTAAGATACTGAAAGAGAGGGACAAGCTGGACATAGCTAACATGCCCAACAAAGTTCTCGCGATAGTCCCGGGAACCGTTGATGTTAACGAACTTGAAGAAGAAGTTAGGAACGAGATCAGGGGATTCCTTGAGAAGTTGTTCCAGGCAGCTTGGAGCTTTTATAAGCTCGGCGACATTTTCGAAGAGGATCCAGTTTATAATGAAACCGTTCGCAACTACTTCTCAATAACTGTTGAGGCGTTTCCGCTTTCTAAGACTCCTGGCATTGAAAGTGCTCTGAGGAAGTACCTAAGCATTGTCGGTGATAGTAATGAAATCCACTACTACTCTGAGGTTTTTGCAATTCTCGATCAGCTGACTGACTTTAAGTCTGTGGAGCACTTCCCGCCTGAGCAACCCAAGGGCTTTAAGTGCACACTCTGTGGAGAGAACTTGGCAGTGGGGGGCAGAGATGAAGAAGACAGCGTCAAACACAGCTGGAATACCCTGCGAAACAAGCTCAGAAGCAGGAGAATATATGATATCAAAGAAAATGAGAGGCTATGTCCTCTATGCCTCGTTAAGAGGTTCTATCCGAGGTTCTATTCCCTCTGGAAGGCGGATTACTTGTGGGTGGAACAAACCGCAGAAGGCATCTCTGAGAGAGTGGATGAGCGGAGCGATCAGCAGGGGCCAAAAGGCTTCATGTCAGTGAGCGAAGTTGCAATGAGGAGGGTTACGGAGAAATCTCTAGACAGGTTCAATAAAGATGAGCTGTTCGTGACAAATGAGTCTGGATCAAAGGTCAGGCCTGTAACGTGGTATGATATTTTCCTCCACCAGCTCTTTTACACGGGCGCTAGAAGCGAGTGGAGGGGAGAAGTGAAGCCTCCGAAGTTCGGTGGGAGTACAAAACAAGAGTTCGAAGGCATACTTGCTCAGCTTGCAGGCTACTTAAGGCCCCTGTTCCAAGGGCTTGAGCCGGACTGTGAGGTTTTGTACAAGGATAACTTAAGAAGTGAGGATGCGGTTGCGAAGGTCTTTGGCGTTGATAGGGACTCGTTACCATCTGAAATTAACTTTGAGGACCTGAAAACTGGGGTATCTAAACTCGAAGATCTGGTAGGTGAGCCTCCCAAGTACTATGGCCTTCTTAAGATGGATGGAGACAACATGGGTAAACTCCTGAGCGGTACAAAGAGCGTTAAAGACGTTGGCGAATACACACTAGCTGGCGAGGGGCTGGGGGTTAAGAGGCCCTCAACGCCAACCGTTCACGTGGCAATAACCCGCTCCCTCAGCAACTTTGCGGTGAACCACGTTCCAAAGATATCAAAGGATTATGGTGCTGAGCTGCTGTATGCTGGTGGTGATGATGTCTTTGCCGTCGCTCCAACTGATACGGTGTTCTCACTAGCTTATGAAATCCAGAAGAAGTTCCGTGAGGACTGGAATGGATTTGAGTACCTCCAAGGAAGCAGTAGGAGCATGAGCGCCGGGATTTTGATAACCTACTACAAGGAGCCTCTCTATATAGCGGTGAGAAAGGTTGCGGAGCTTGAGCATCTTGCAAAGGAGAGCGGTAGAAACGCAGTTGCAATAGGGTACAGGAAGCACAGCGGCACTTACTACTGGGTTGTAGCAAACTGGAGCGTTTTCTCTGGGGAACACTTGGAGAGTTTCCTTAAAGAAATGAGAAATGGCAAGATAAGCAGGAAGTTGCTTTATGAGCTGGACACTAAGGTATGGCCAAACGATCCTCTGGCGGTTTTGAATTTAGTTAAATACGAAGTGTCGAGGCATTCAAGCTATAGAAAGGATGAAAAAGAAGCCCTGGTTGACAGGTTTGCTGAGTTTCTGTGGATCGTGAGGAACATAAGGGTAAGGATTGCAAGTGGGGAAGTTCCTGGGGTAGATGCGGGGGTAGTTAACGATCTCGTGGCTGAGGTTATAGTGGATGATCCTGAGAACCCCAACAACGATTCCTTTGAGAAAATAAAACAGGTAGCAGAATCCATATGGCAGAGACGCGATCCCGAAACTGCATGGTTCATTGAGTTGCAGAATAAATTGGCTCAGGAATTTAGTGAAAAGCAGGCCAAGATAATAGCCGGTCTAGTTTTGAAGAAGCAGGTTTGGGGAGCTTCGGTTCTCCTCAAGATCCTCCTAGAGGCGGGGTGGGCCTTATGGTGA
- the cmr3 gene encoding type III-B CRISPR module-associated protein Cmr3, translated as MVMEIFPNDVLMFRESREFSAGEYHVAVTREPLPHTIAGAIMANLYLKGGVDLINYNSDLKRWKPGFSILGVFFAKGGKPLFPLPKDLVAIDNGVVYPLRPREVLGRVIVVAKSEGNETLRFKPAGGFLTLDALTRYLAGGSGPFNPVPTGDVYVLEERVGIGIDRDRRVVVEGLLYRTVNLRVREGVSLKVYFERGEDKVKGIIEEKGMLRLGGESRFATYRFNGDEFPVKVNDRESRLIRLYFATPLIPGGGIREVLKELKIKGRILKIFTGRKIAVTGWDMKAKMPKETLYAYPPGTVVWVEADEPVKIGKPLKAGLMKEFGYGLVLPGVMG; from the coding sequence ATGGTGATGGAGATCTTCCCAAATGACGTTCTAATGTTTAGGGAAAGCAGGGAGTTTTCCGCCGGCGAGTACCATGTTGCCGTGACTAGAGAACCACTACCTCACACGATAGCGGGGGCAATTATGGCAAACCTCTACCTGAAAGGAGGAGTTGACTTAATAAACTACAACAGTGATTTAAAACGGTGGAAGCCTGGGTTCTCAATTCTCGGTGTTTTCTTCGCTAAAGGCGGTAAACCACTATTTCCTCTTCCCAAAGATCTTGTAGCTATTGATAACGGCGTAGTTTATCCCCTCAGGCCCAGGGAAGTTTTGGGCAGAGTTATAGTAGTTGCCAAAAGTGAAGGTAATGAAACCCTCAGATTTAAGCCCGCCGGAGGCTTTCTAACGTTAGATGCCCTTACCCGCTACCTAGCTGGGGGTAGTGGGCCATTTAATCCCGTACCTACTGGGGATGTATACGTATTGGAGGAGCGCGTAGGCATTGGCATCGATAGGGACAGGAGGGTTGTGGTGGAGGGCCTGCTGTACCGTACTGTAAACCTGAGGGTCAGGGAGGGAGTCTCGCTCAAAGTGTACTTTGAAAGGGGTGAAGACAAAGTTAAGGGGATCATCGAGGAGAAAGGCATGCTTAGGCTGGGAGGTGAGTCCAGGTTTGCCACGTACAGGTTCAACGGAGATGAGTTTCCGGTGAAAGTTAATGATAGGGAGAGTCGTCTTATCCGCCTGTACTTTGCGACACCTTTAATTCCCGGAGGTGGCATTAGGGAAGTTTTAAAGGAACTGAAAATCAAGGGAAGAATTCTGAAAATATTTACGGGAAGGAAAATTGCCGTAACCGGCTGGGACATGAAGGCTAAAATGCCCAAAGAGACTCTCTACGCGTATCCACCTGGAACCGTGGTCTGGGTTGAGGCTGATGAACCCGTTAAGATTGGAAAGCCACTGAAGGCAGGCCTCATGAAGGAGTTTGGTTACGGACTAGTTCTTCCAGGGGTGATGGGGTAA